The Anomaloglossus baeobatrachus isolate aAnoBae1 chromosome 7, aAnoBae1.hap1, whole genome shotgun sequence sequence TCCACAACTCTTAATCCTGAACCAGATCCCATGGCTGATTGCTAAGTGCTTTCTTCCAAGGTGTTATTCAGCAGTGAGTACAACCATGGAGCTGCAGAGGTTAATTCTTCTGCACAGACTCTCTGCCCTTCTTATGTGAGGAAACTTTTTCACTTTCGGTTCCTGCTCTTTCACTCTACAATGGCGTCTGCTGAGCTGAGGGCCGAGCTGGACTGCTCCATCTGCCTGAGCCTCTATACAGATCCCGTgtccctgagatgtggacacttCTTCTGCCGCTCGTGTATTGTGAGTGCGCTGGATGCACAGGAGGCGGCTGGAGTGTATTCCTGTCCTGACTGCAGAGCACAATATCCGGAGCGTCCGGCCCTGGAGAAGAACCGGAAGCTGAGGAACATAGTGGAGCGTTTCTCATCTACTCAGCCTGAGATGGAGGAGACCGGAATCTTCTGCACTTACTGTGATCCTCCTGTCCCGGCTGTGAGATCCTGTCTGCATTGTGAGAACTCCCTGTGTGGCAAACATCTGACAGCCCACAACAAAACTGCTGATCATATATTAACAGAACCTACCGCCTCTTTTGGTCACAAAAAATGTTCCCTCCACAAGAAGGTTCTGGAGTATTACTGCCCGCAGGACGCggcttgtctgtgtgtgtcttgctGTCTGGTTGGTGAACACCGAGGACACCAGGTGGAACTTCTAGATGAGGCTTCTAAGACCAAGAAGAAGAAATTGAGGGAATATCTGGATGAACTGAACCCACAAAAAGCAGAAATTCAGACAAGAGTCCAGAATCTACAGGATCGTAAGAGGAAGATCCAGGAGAAAGCCTCCGATAAGAGGAAGAACGTCAGTAAGGTATTTATGGACATTAAGGAGCAACTGGAAATTGCAGAAAAGAAAGTGCTGAGTGAGGTCTCCAGGCAGGAGGAGAAGATTGTGTCCCAGATATCTCATCTGATCCAGAATCTGGAAATACAGgaggacgagctgtccaggaagatgcatCACGCGGAGGAGATGTGTGGTGTCACCGACCCAATAAGACTCTTACAAGAAAGTGACATTACAGTGTGTAGTCATGAAGGTGAGGAGGACACAGGGGGAGATGGTGGAGAGGTCAGTTCTGAGGAGGATCTGGATGAGGTTCTGATCTCACTGACCTTACTCCGATCTATGAGGGATATTGTCACCAATGTAACATCAGAGCTCGGGGTCCATGTCCCAGACATATTGCTGGATGTGGACACTGCTGAGGAATATGTAAAGGTATCACAAGATCTGAAAACAGCAACAGGTTCAGAAGAAGAACAGGAGAGACCAGAGTCATCAGGAAGGTTTGTGTATTACCCCCAGGCGTTAAGCAGATGTGGCCTctcctcaggacgacattactgggaggTGGAGTGGGACCAGATAGGAAAATGTGGTGTTGGGTTATCTTATCTCAATATAGAGAAGGAAGGAAAACAGTCTGGTATTGGATTTAGTGATAAATCTTGGGGTTTGGTTTTGTATGATGGAGGATATGAAGTATGGCACAACTCAGTCGGATTAACCCTCAGTGTAAAGCCAACATGTCCGACACTTGGAGTCTTCTTAGACTATGAGGCCGGGCGTCTGTCCttctatgagctgtgtgaccccatcagacacttacacaccttcaccgCCTCCTTCACTGAACCCCTACATGTTATCTTCTATGTGGATGATGGAGCCTCTATGACAATAAGAAGCTGAGACCGATGTCCTCCACGTCACAGTATAATGTAGCTGGACCCTCCAATAATACGATGTATATGGGGGAATTCATGGAAGATTTATTGGATTATTTTGTTTTCATGAATATTATATGAAGAATCaattctctcctcccccccctctccccccccccctccccctcccccccaacaACCCAACAATATGGCATTTCCTCACACGTCTGTATTTTGTTCACTTTCTAGTCACATTTGTCATATCTTCACTTTATCTGACATATCTACACCGTCATCCTTATACTTATCTACCCTATTTGATATCATGTTTTTAATCACAACCAATTTTTCACTACAATTTACATACCCATTAATACATGTTTCacatattttattatatgttttttCATCTCTAATATTGTAAGAATCTGCACTTTATGTATGACGATTGTGTGTGGTCACTACTGGGGGGTTTCCCAGTACTATCCTGTGTccataccatatataatatatgctGGTTTACTATATCATTATACAGTTAAATTCCTAATATGGAGGAGCCTGTACGGGTTATCCATCACCTCAGAGCGTGCCTTGAGACATGGGCATGTGAATACAATAACATTCTTTTAAATTCACGCCATTATAAATGACATCCTAATCCCTGTCTCATAGGGACTCCTTATGCGCATGCGCTTGTTACACGTAATACTCATTACCTCTGTTGCCGCTTCCTATCTCGGGATCGCGCCTTGCACTGCCGCGGTCccggaaccggaagtgacgacAGACGCCGCACGGCCGTGCATGTGGCGTCCACGGACGCCATACATCCTTTAAAAGGCACCCCACACCATACATATTTACgtttcccttgataaagacggcgaaacgcgcgttgggaagccTCCCAGTGGTCTCCTGTCTGTAAGTAATTTATTGATTGCTTTCTGTGCATCCATATGTTTATAAATCAGTATGCTCCAGGTTCAATATTCTCAGTAGCTGAATAGTCCTGCTGTGTTCTCAGGGATATATCTGAAAACTGAAATTATGGCCCTTATATTGTAGCATTTATTGTACTGGGCATTCTATATATACTTTTCATCGTTAGATATACTAACTTGGTAACATACATTTCTATTTCTGAATGGTATTTATCCCTTTATCTGGTCAAACAGACTTGCTGAACATAAATTCTTTTCTGCAGCTACTGAATGATGCTGTATCTAACGGACTAATGGATAATTAATAgaatccttatatatatatatatatatatatatatatatatatatatatatatatatatatatatatatatatcgaataACAGGCTAACAATCAAGCTGTATGACTACATCACTGTCGGTTGATGTGGTTCCTCCAGTCTGGTGGAGCATATGTGGAGTGTTTCCTGAATACATGTAATTTTCCACATTACCTATATATATGTTGATATGATTCAATACTCACATGTTTAAGTACCATCTTTTCAGGCACTAGCCTATTTTAGTGTGGTGCGCTCCATCTCTGCTCCACCTGACAGGGGTTGCATATAGTGCTCTATACATTATTAAAATCTAAAATTGTTTTGATGTTATCATACCTACTAGCCTAGCTTAAATATAGAATATGAGGAATTCTTTCCACAGCCCCAGCACCTTGAGCATTTTTTGTATGTAACTGCCATTGTATGCGTATGGTCTCATGCAAACCGAAtttatcctcctaaaatagccctCTTGTTATAGTTAGGAGTATCTACTAGATTTTCTAGAGATCTATTCATGGTAACTTTGACCCTTTAAGATCAACTATTTATGCTCCTTATCTCCTATACACCCACGGCCCTATATGACCTTTTGACAATATGGACTAATTCGGTTTCATCACTCCATGAGTATACCCAACATTACTTGCATTGATTGTAACTGTATGTATCTACACCCTGATTACAAGACTTGGGTGACCACTGGGGGTCATTTTGTATCATCACTGTTCTgcatccccccccctctccccttttTTATAATTTTTGTACTTTTTAACCTTTTCTACTCAATTGAtccaataataaatattattgtttttaacatgtgtttcagtgttttttCTGTAGGTTTTCATGTATATGTACACTGGAGCAATTAATATGTTCTCTTGTTTATTGAAGAATCAATTGTGTAGAATAAGAATATTAATGGGGGATTATGATAATCTGTAAAGGGTTAATCCTATGATAACGTGCTGATATATAGCTGGGATATGTCATCACTTTCTGACTCTCGGGACCCCGCAGATCCTGACtattaggcccagtgcccacgctgtgtagttttgacgcgtattttcagaaatctgcagcaaaatctcatgtccattgtgaagccagaaaagtctgaggattcagaagtgctgtgcccacgatgcttatttttcccttgcgtatttggtgcagatttggtgcagaaaaaaagaaatctgcaccaaatacgcaggaaaaatactcaacgtgggcacagcacatctgaatcctcatagactttgctggcttcacaatggacatgagaTTTTGCtgaagatttctgaaaatctgcgtcaaaatccgcagcgtgggcactgggcctaaagGAGCTGCAGCATTAGTTCAGCCTCCTGCACGTCAGAGGTCCAGCTTCTCCCAGTGCAGAAGCTGCAGTATGGCCGCAGTGGATGGGGGGCACATCAGGGGGTCCGGAGGCTGCTGTGCAGGGCAAACAGCGAGGGGGATGCAGCAGTAAATCCACTGTGCGGCCCCTTCATTCTCAGGGTCTGTGGGGTTCCCACCAATCAGAAAGTGATGACATATTGAAGTTATGTGTTATCTCCCCGATATCTGCGGCAGCTTCAGGGGATCCGGGTGACGTGGGATCAGTTTGTTATTATTGATCACAGAGAGCACCCGGACTGTgtgggatgatgggagttgtagtcttTGTTGTGTATTATCCGAGCTCGTCAATTTTACATACAATATAATAAAGATCTACTTTACTGTAACTGATTTCTCTCCATATTTCCCACCAAAAACATCTCTACATTTATATGAGGGAACCGGTGGGGGAA is a genomic window containing:
- the LOC142246501 gene encoding LOW QUALITY PROTEIN: E3 ubiquitin-protein ligase TRIM39-like (The sequence of the model RefSeq protein was modified relative to this genomic sequence to represent the inferred CDS: inserted 1 base in 1 codon); the encoded protein is MASAELRAELDCSICLSLYTDPVSLRCGHFFCRSCIVSALDAQEAAGVYSCPDCRAQYPERPALEKNRKLRNIVERFSSTQPEMEETGIFCTYCDPPVPAVRSCLHCENSLCGKHLTAHNKTADHILTEPTASFGHKKCSLHKKVLEYYCPQDAACLCVSCCLVGEHRGHQVELLDEASKTKKKKLREYLDELNPQKAEIQTRVQNLQDRKRKIQEKASDKRKNVSKVFMDIKEQLEIAEKKVLSEVSRQEEKIVSQISHLIQNLEIQEDELSRKMHHAEEMCGVTDPIRLLQESDITVCSHEGEEDTGGDGGEVSSEEDLDEVLISLTLLRSMRDIVTNVTSELGVHVPDILLDVDTAEEYVKVSQDLKTATGSEEEQERPESSGRFVYYPQALSRCGLSSGRHYWEVEWDQIGKCGVGLSYLNIEKEGKQSGIGFSDKSWGLVLYDGGYEVWHNSVGLTLSVKPTCPTLGVFLDYEAGRLSFYELCDPIRHLHTFTASFTEPLHVIFYVDDGASMTXKKLRPMSSTSQYNVAGPSNNTMYMGEFMEDLLDYFVFMNII